A section of the Bacillus pumilus genome encodes:
- a CDS encoding YxiJ family protein, which yields MKISRDKQDLFDDVKQRYQYLLDSVYPDDIVSFEEETGIFSDDFYMFFSLVAGSLSYVVDHKRIPKKQLTVLRQSFEEQYPQIKSYQQILESYPLLHSYVQYHEKTRKRIIALLQ from the coding sequence ATGAAAATCAGCCGTGATAAACAAGATTTATTCGATGATGTAAAACAACGTTATCAATACTTATTAGATTCAGTTTATCCAGATGATATCGTCTCTTTTGAAGAAGAAACTGGTATATTTTCAGATGATTTTTATATGTTTTTTTCACTTGTTGCAGGCAGTTTAAGTTATGTGGTCGATCATAAACGAATACCGAAAAAACAGTTAACCGTGCTGCGTCAGTCATTTGAAGAGCAATATCCCCAAATCAAATCGTATCAACAGATCCTTGAATCATATCCTTTATTGCATTCCTATGTTCAATACCATGAAAAAACAAGAAAACGCATCATTGCACTTTTACAATAA